The following are encoded in a window of Haloplanus vescus genomic DNA:
- a CDS encoding valine--tRNA ligase, protein MPSGEYDPETVERQWQERWVEEDVYAYEGGAVDPDTVFSIDSPPPTVSGSLHWGHVYGFTLQDFVARYNRMQGDDVFFPFGYDDNGIASERLTEDELDVQHQEYDRDVFQEMCRGVCAKYEADFTEKMQALGISIDWTETYQTIEPRVQRISQLSFIDLYEQGREYRQRAPAIWCPDCQTAISQVEMEDSEQDSHFHDIEFGVAGGDETFTISTTRPELLPACVAVFVHPEDDDNQYLVGEEADIPLFGQTVPIIEDERVDKDTGSGIVMCCTFGDQTDIEWYQAHDLPLRIAIDESGTMTDVAGDYEGLSADQAREAIVDDLEEDGALLDRRPITHVVNVHERCDTEVEFLVTEQWYIKLLDKTEEYLEAGRSMDWFPDKMFTRYKNWIEGLQWDWAISRQRSSGIPFPVWYCEACDTEIIADRDQLPVDPLSDDPPVDHCPECDHDELVPEEDVFDTWATSSLTPLINAGWEWNAEAEEMQIERPELYSMNMRPQGHDIISFWLFHTVVKCYEHTGEVPFDSVMVNGMVLDENRVKMSKSLGNIVSPDEVLEQYPVDAARYWAAGSAVGDDLPYKEKGLRAGERLMRKLWNASKLVDDLTPESNLSRPDLREIDRWLLAELDEQIETVTEHFENRDFSKARDSLRSFFWHTFCDDYLEIAKQRLRDGDDPSAAYTLQTAHRRFCKLFAPILAHVTEELWRDMYGEGSVHTADWPEPLGVEADLDAGERAMAVVAALRKYKTDHQLSMNADVDHVRVYGDVAAFAADIERVMHVDDLTSVDEEPPVESVVTGVDLDYSLVGPEFGSQVSDIEAAIAEGDYEVVDGHLHAADAELAPEMFEIEEERQYTGEGEMVEAGDTVVIVEN, encoded by the coding sequence ATGCCGAGCGGAGAATACGACCCGGAGACGGTCGAACGACAGTGGCAGGAGCGGTGGGTCGAGGAGGATGTGTACGCCTACGAGGGCGGGGCCGTAGACCCGGACACCGTCTTCTCCATCGACTCGCCGCCGCCGACGGTGTCGGGAAGTCTCCACTGGGGCCACGTCTACGGATTCACGCTCCAGGACTTCGTCGCCCGCTACAACCGGATGCAGGGCGACGACGTGTTCTTCCCGTTCGGCTACGACGACAACGGCATCGCCTCGGAGCGCCTGACTGAGGACGAACTCGACGTCCAACACCAGGAGTACGACCGCGACGTGTTCCAGGAGATGTGTCGCGGCGTCTGCGCGAAATACGAGGCGGACTTCACGGAGAAGATGCAGGCGCTGGGTATCTCCATCGACTGGACGGAGACCTACCAGACCATCGAGCCGCGAGTCCAGCGCATCTCGCAGCTCTCCTTCATCGACCTCTACGAACAGGGCCGCGAGTACCGCCAGCGCGCCCCCGCCATCTGGTGTCCGGACTGCCAGACCGCCATCTCGCAGGTCGAGATGGAGGACTCCGAGCAGGATTCTCACTTCCACGACATCGAGTTCGGCGTCGCCGGGGGCGACGAGACGTTCACCATCTCCACGACGCGCCCGGAACTCCTCCCGGCGTGTGTGGCGGTCTTCGTCCATCCCGAGGACGACGACAACCAGTATCTCGTCGGCGAGGAGGCAGACATCCCCCTGTTCGGCCAGACGGTGCCCATTATCGAGGACGAACGCGTCGACAAGGACACCGGCTCCGGTATCGTGATGTGCTGTACGTTCGGCGACCAGACCGACATCGAGTGGTATCAGGCTCACGACCTGCCGCTCCGCATCGCCATCGACGAGTCGGGGACGATGACCGACGTCGCCGGCGACTACGAGGGACTGTCCGCCGACCAGGCCCGCGAGGCCATCGTCGACGACCTCGAAGAGGACGGTGCGCTGCTGGACCGACGACCGATTACGCACGTCGTCAACGTCCACGAGCGCTGTGACACGGAAGTCGAGTTCCTCGTCACCGAGCAGTGGTACATCAAACTACTCGATAAGACCGAGGAGTATCTGGAGGCGGGCCGGTCGATGGACTGGTTCCCCGACAAGATGTTCACGCGGTACAAAAACTGGATCGAGGGGCTCCAGTGGGACTGGGCTATCTCGCGCCAGCGCTCGTCGGGAATCCCGTTCCCAGTCTGGTACTGCGAGGCCTGTGACACGGAGATCATCGCCGACCGCGACCAGCTGCCGGTTGACCCCCTCTCGGACGACCCGCCGGTCGACCACTGCCCCGAGTGCGACCACGACGAACTCGTCCCCGAAGAGGACGTCTTCGACACGTGGGCCACCTCGTCGCTGACGCCGCTCATCAACGCCGGCTGGGAGTGGAACGCTGAGGCCGAGGAGATGCAGATAGAGCGGCCCGAACTCTACTCGATGAACATGCGCCCGCAGGGCCACGACATCATCTCCTTCTGGCTGTTCCACACCGTCGTGAAGTGTTACGAGCACACCGGTGAGGTGCCCTTCGACAGCGTGATGGTCAACGGGATGGTCCTTGACGAGAACCGAGTGAAGATGTCGAAGTCGCTCGGCAACATCGTCTCTCCGGACGAAGTGCTGGAGCAGTACCCCGTCGACGCCGCGCGCTACTGGGCCGCCGGGAGCGCCGTCGGCGACGACCTGCCCTACAAGGAAAAGGGACTTCGCGCGGGCGAGCGCCTGATGCGCAAGCTCTGGAACGCGTCGAAACTCGTCGACGACCTCACGCCGGAGTCGAACCTCTCGCGACCCGACCTCCGCGAAATCGACCGCTGGCTCTTGGCCGAACTTGACGAACAAATCGAGACGGTGACGGAGCACTTCGAGAACCGAGACTTCTCGAAGGCTCGCGACAGCCTTCGGTCCTTCTTCTGGCACACGTTCTGTGACGACTACCTCGAAATCGCCAAACAGCGACTCCGCGACGGCGACGACCCCTCTGCGGCGTACACGCTTCAGACCGCCCACCGGCGCTTCTGTAAACTGTTCGCGCCCATCCTCGCGCACGTCACCGAGGAACTCTGGCGCGACATGTACGGCGAGGGGAGCGTCCACACTGCCGACTGGCCCGAACCGCTGGGCGTCGAGGCCGACCTTGACGCCGGCGAGCGAGCGATGGCCGTCGTGGCCGCGCTCCGGAAGTACAAGACCGATCACCAACTGTCGATGAACGCCGACGTGGACCACGTTCGGGTGTACGGCGACGTGGCGGCGTTCGCCGCCGACATCGAACGCGTGATGCACGTCGACGACCTGACTTCCGTCGACGAGGAACCGCCGGTCGAGTCCGTCGTGACGGGCGTCGACCTCGATTACTCGCTTGTCGGCCCCGAGTTCGGCAGTCAGGTCTCCGATATCGAGGCCGCCATCGCCGAGGGTGACTACGAAGTCGTCGACGGCCACCTCCACGCCGCGGACGCCGAACTCGCCCCCGAGATGTTCGAAATCGAGGAAGAACGGCAGTACACCGGCGAGGGAGAGATGGTCGAAGCGGGCGACACCGTCGTCATCGTCGAGAACTGA
- the pheT gene encoding phenylalanine--tRNA ligase subunit beta — protein MPVVDVDPDELRELTGHEEKSDEELKDDLFALGLEYEGETEDGDLQLEFGPDRLDRLSVEGVARSLRYQYGDDRGVYVPNTNNPEWTIEVDESVPEERPYVTGAVIRGVDLDDAALDSLIQLQEKLHATMGRKRAKGAIGIHDLTMLKGSVYESEGPTQRSITYRGIDPEGDQFVPLDADAAMTPAEVLTDHPTGETYADLVQEYDRYPAIYDEIGLFSFPPVINGSRTEVSTESRDLFVELTGTDQWTIDRMCNVICYALAARGATIEDVEIAYPDGTLSRPDFEVETKTVSHERIEGMLGVDLSVQDAVDLFERSGLGVDLAGDETLSEIRREEDMPSGDDTTYEVSVPPYRTDVLHPLDLVDDVGRAYGFNELDPQYPDVATVGGRHDRSKLEAAARTSLVGLGFEDLLNFHMISEAENYDRMGLDGGQTDGPRGAEPPVTITEPYSEDYTMLRTWALPSLLMVLENNTHRAYPQDLAEIGLAAHADDSENTGVAEHRTVAGVLARHDATYEDAKSRLAALCHDFDVDLETPAAEHPTFIDGRAADVVIDGETVGVIGEVHPRVLVEHDLELPVAAFEFRLDALE, from the coding sequence ATGCCCGTCGTCGACGTCGACCCCGACGAACTCCGCGAACTGACGGGCCACGAGGAGAAATCGGACGAGGAACTCAAAGACGACCTGTTCGCCCTCGGCCTGGAGTACGAGGGCGAGACGGAGGACGGCGACCTCCAACTCGAGTTCGGCCCGGACCGCCTCGACCGCCTCTCGGTCGAGGGCGTCGCTCGCTCGCTCCGCTACCAGTACGGCGACGACCGAGGTGTCTACGTCCCGAACACGAACAATCCCGAGTGGACCATCGAGGTCGACGAATCGGTGCCCGAGGAACGACCGTACGTCACCGGTGCCGTGATTCGCGGCGTCGACTTGGACGATGCGGCCCTCGACTCGCTCATCCAGTTGCAGGAGAAACTCCACGCGACGATGGGGCGCAAGCGGGCGAAAGGCGCCATCGGCATCCACGACCTCACGATGCTGAAGGGGTCGGTGTACGAGTCCGAAGGGCCGACACAGAGGTCCATCACCTACCGCGGCATCGACCCCGAGGGCGACCAGTTCGTCCCCCTCGACGCTGACGCGGCGATGACGCCCGCCGAGGTGCTCACCGACCACCCGACCGGCGAGACGTACGCCGACCTCGTCCAGGAGTACGACCGCTATCCGGCCATCTACGACGAAATCGGGCTGTTCTCGTTCCCGCCGGTCATCAACGGCAGTCGGACCGAGGTGTCGACCGAATCCCGCGACCTGTTCGTCGAACTCACCGGCACGGACCAGTGGACCATCGACCGGATGTGTAACGTCATCTGCTACGCGCTGGCCGCTCGCGGCGCGACCATCGAGGACGTCGAAATCGCGTACCCGGACGGCACGCTCTCTCGCCCGGACTTCGAGGTGGAGACCAAGACCGTCTCCCACGAGCGCATCGAGGGGATGCTCGGCGTCGACCTCTCGGTCCAGGACGCGGTCGACCTGTTCGAGCGTTCGGGACTCGGCGTCGACCTCGCCGGCGACGAGACGCTGTCGGAGATTCGCCGGGAGGAAGACATGCCGTCCGGCGACGACACGACCTACGAGGTTTCGGTCCCGCCGTACCGTACGGACGTGCTCCACCCCCTCGACCTCGTCGACGACGTGGGGCGGGCCTACGGCTTCAACGAACTTGACCCGCAGTATCCCGACGTAGCCACGGTTGGCGGGCGACACGACCGCTCGAAACTCGAAGCGGCGGCGCGAACCTCGCTCGTCGGCCTCGGTTTCGAGGACCTGCTCAACTTCCACATGATATCCGAGGCGGAGAACTACGACCGGATGGGACTCGACGGCGGGCAGACCGACGGCCCGCGCGGGGCCGAGCCACCGGTGACCATCACCGAACCCTACAGCGAGGATTACACCATGCTCCGGACGTGGGCGCTCCCCTCGCTGCTGATGGTGCTGGAGAACAACACCCACCGGGCGTATCCGCAGGACCTCGCGGAAATCGGGTTGGCGGCCCACGCCGACGATAGCGAGAACACGGGCGTCGCGGAACACCGGACGGTCGCCGGTGTCCTCGCGCGCCACGACGCCACGTACGAGGATGCGAAATCGCGGCTGGCGGCGCTGTGTCACGACTTCGACGTGGACCTCGAGACGCCCGCGGCGGAGCATCCGACGTTCATCGACGGCCGCGCGGCCGACGTCGTCATCGACGGCGAGACGGTGGGCGTCATCGGCGAGGTACATCCGCGAGTGCTGGTCGAACACGACCTCGAACTGCCCGTCGCGGCGTTCGAGTTCAGGCTGGACGCGCTCGAATAG
- the pheS gene encoding phenylalanine--tRNA ligase subunit alpha has translation MRLPESQVAVLEAADATEELTIDQVSEAAGVPPETVTGAVFDLEDAGYLTVSTDETVSYTVTDEGETYADDGLPEVRLYRAALDAGADDAPVSMGAVIGQADLDGPEVDIALANYARKGYGEVESGQITADPDADPATDTEAAALRALVAEEGSRASEESLDDIDVAHEDALDQLVRRGLVERTERTVRSVTLTDEGVTLLMEGVEVAETVDRLTPEMLASGEWEDVEFAAYNVEADAPDHRGGKVHILRQTAERVKDTLVGMGFQEMDGPHADSEFWINDCLFMPQDHPARTHWDQFALDVPPMDDIPEDLLDSVRSAHLEGVGEDGDGYHSPWTEEVARGVDLRGHTTSLSMRYLSGTEVGELDPPERFFSVEKVYRNDTLDPTHLLEFFQIEGWVMAEDLSVRDLMGTFEEFYQQFGITDLQFKPHYNPYTEPSFELFGTHPETGELIEIGNSGMFREEVLRPLGVECDVMAWGLALERLLMLMYGFDDIRDVHGTLCDLDLLRDTEVLH, from the coding sequence ATGCGACTTCCGGAATCACAGGTCGCGGTGTTGGAAGCCGCGGACGCGACGGAGGAACTGACCATCGACCAGGTGAGCGAAGCCGCGGGGGTCCCGCCGGAGACGGTGACCGGCGCGGTCTTCGACCTCGAAGACGCGGGCTATCTCACCGTCTCGACCGACGAGACGGTGTCGTACACCGTCACGGACGAGGGGGAGACCTACGCCGACGACGGCCTGCCCGAGGTGCGCCTCTACCGGGCCGCCCTCGACGCCGGCGCCGACGACGCGCCCGTCTCGATGGGCGCGGTCATCGGACAGGCCGACCTCGACGGTCCCGAGGTGGACATCGCCCTCGCCAACTACGCTCGGAAAGGGTACGGCGAGGTGGAGTCGGGACAGATTACCGCCGACCCCGATGCCGACCCCGCGACGGACACCGAGGCGGCGGCGCTGCGCGCACTCGTCGCGGAAGAGGGGTCGCGCGCCTCCGAGGAATCGCTCGACGATATCGACGTGGCACACGAGGACGCCCTCGACCAACTCGTGCGCCGCGGCCTCGTCGAGCGTACGGAACGAACCGTGCGCTCGGTGACGCTGACCGACGAGGGCGTGACTCTGCTGATGGAGGGCGTCGAGGTGGCGGAGACGGTCGACCGCCTCACCCCCGAGATGCTCGCCTCCGGCGAGTGGGAGGACGTGGAGTTCGCCGCCTACAACGTCGAGGCCGACGCACCCGACCACCGCGGCGGGAAGGTTCACATCCTCCGCCAGACCGCTGAACGAGTGAAAGACACCCTCGTCGGCATGGGTTTCCAGGAGATGGACGGCCCGCACGCCGACTCGGAGTTCTGGATCAACGACTGCCTGTTCATGCCGCAGGACCACCCGGCGCGCACCCACTGGGACCAGTTCGCCCTCGACGTGCCGCCGATGGACGATATCCCCGAGGACCTCCTCGACAGCGTTCGCTCGGCGCATCTGGAGGGGGTCGGCGAGGACGGCGATGGCTATCACTCGCCGTGGACCGAGGAGGTCGCTCGCGGAGTGGACCTTCGCGGTCACACCACCTCGCTCTCGATGCGGTATCTCTCCGGGACCGAGGTGGGTGAACTCGACCCGCCGGAGCGCTTCTTCAGCGTCGAGAAGGTGTACCGCAACGACACGCTCGACCCGACGCACCTGCTGGAGTTCTTCCAAATCGAGGGCTGGGTGATGGCCGAGGACCTCTCGGTGCGTGACCTGATGGGCACCTTCGAGGAGTTCTACCAGCAGTTCGGCATCACCGACCTGCAGTTCAAGCCCCACTACAACCCCTACACGGAGCCGAGTTTCGAACTGTTCGGCACCCACCCCGAGACGGGCGAACTGATCGAAATCGGCAACAGCGGCATGTTCCGCGAGGAAGTCCTTCGCCCACTCGGCGTCGAGTGCGACGTGATGGCGTGGGGGCTGGCGCTCGAACGACTCCTGATGCTCATGTACGGCTTCGACGACATTCGCGACGTGCACGGGACGCTCTGTGACCTCGACCTCCTGCGGGACACGGAGGTGCTTCACTGA
- a CDS encoding tryptophan--tRNA ligase: MTRDDTPDADSASDDDPSDSTTVTDGGSDTAAGADDVALDPWGSSTVSDYRKLFEEFGIESFDEVLDEVPNPHYLMRRGVIFGHRDYRPVAEALRKGEDAAVLSGFMPTGDPHIGHKLVFDEIIWHQQEGADAYGLIADLEAHSARGLSWDEIDEHARDYLLSLLALGFDPKEGELYRQSTNREVQDLAFELGSNARFAEFEGIYGFDGETSVSHMQSVVTQMADILYPQLEEPKPTVIPVGPDQDPHMRLARDVAARMRSFKVTEAYASFEADAGERDHLAAAYAALEDERETVRCEDAADWLDAEMAPDTARDAAIDKLREAGKEPLRPRVRFLDRNATDEAFDALIEAIPGEKRRYDEHIDAFDMDRVEAEELARDIEVDHGGYGFLPPSSIYHRFMTGLTGGKMSSSVPASHISLLDDPEDGYDKVKSATTGGRETAEKQRELGGEADECPVYELYAYLLSGDDDEFATEVYEECVGGERLCGGCKEQAAELMREFLEEHQEKRAEMEEVLDGLDIDLDSDRRGVPGGEH, translated from the coding sequence ATGACACGAGACGACACACCCGACGCCGATTCGGCGTCCGACGACGACCCGAGCGATTCGACGACCGTGACCGACGGCGGGAGCGACACCGCTGCCGGCGCCGACGACGTCGCGCTCGACCCGTGGGGCTCCTCGACCGTCTCCGACTACCGCAAGCTGTTCGAGGAGTTCGGCATCGAATCCTTCGACGAGGTGCTCGACGAGGTGCCGAACCCGCACTATCTGATGCGTCGGGGCGTCATCTTCGGCCACCGCGACTACCGACCGGTCGCCGAGGCACTCCGCAAGGGCGAGGACGCGGCCGTCCTCTCGGGCTTCATGCCCACGGGCGACCCTCACATCGGCCACAAACTCGTCTTCGACGAGATAATCTGGCACCAGCAGGAGGGGGCCGACGCCTACGGCCTCATCGCGGACCTGGAGGCTCACAGCGCCCGCGGCCTCTCGTGGGACGAAATCGACGAGCACGCCCGCGACTACCTGCTCTCCCTGCTCGCGCTGGGGTTCGACCCCAAGGAGGGCGAGCTGTATCGGCAGTCCACCAACCGCGAGGTGCAGGACCTCGCGTTCGAACTCGGGTCGAACGCCCGCTTCGCGGAGTTCGAGGGCATCTACGGCTTCGACGGCGAAACCTCCGTCTCGCACATGCAGTCTGTCGTCACGCAGATGGCGGACATCCTTTATCCCCAACTTGAGGAGCCAAAACCCACCGTCATCCCGGTCGGCCCCGACCAAGACCCGCACATGCGCCTCGCGCGCGACGTGGCCGCCCGGATGCGCTCGTTCAAGGTGACCGAGGCGTACGCCTCCTTCGAAGCCGACGCCGGGGAGCGCGACCACCTCGCCGCCGCCTACGCCGCCCTCGAAGACGAGCGCGAGACGGTGCGGTGTGAGGACGCCGCCGACTGGCTCGACGCGGAGATGGCGCCCGACACCGCCCGCGACGCCGCCATCGACAAACTGCGCGAAGCTGGGAAAGAGCCGCTCCGCCCCCGCGTCCGCTTTCTCGACCGCAACGCCACCGACGAGGCGTTCGACGCGCTCATCGAGGCGATTCCGGGCGAGAAGCGCCGCTACGACGAACACATCGACGCCTTCGACATGGACCGCGTCGAGGCCGAGGAGCTGGCCCGCGATATCGAGGTCGACCACGGCGGCTACGGCTTCCTCCCACCGTCTTCCATCTACCACCGGTTCATGACCGGGCTGACCGGTGGGAAGATGTCGTCGTCGGTGCCGGCCTCGCACATCTCCTTGCTCGACGACCCCGAGGATGGCTACGACAAGGTGAAGTCGGCCACGACGGGCGGACGCGAGACGGCGGAGAAACAGCGCGAACTCGGCGGCGAGGCCGACGAGTGTCCCGTCTACGAACTGTACGCCTACCTCCTCTCGGGCGACGACGACGAGTTCGCGACCGAGGTGTACGAGGAGTGTGTCGGCGGCGAGCGACTCTGTGGCGGGTGCAAGGAGCAAGCCGCCGAACTCATGCGCGAATTCCTCGAAGAGCACCAGGAGAAACGCGCGGAGATGGAGGAAGTGCTCGACGGCCTCGACATCGACCTCGATTCGGACCGGCGGGGCGTCCCCGGCGGCGAGCACTGA
- the endA gene encoding tRNA-intron lyase produces MQGTFEAGTVRVGDDARQRFYDARGYGRPLSGNRIELAPVEAAHLLFRGDLDSVVGPDGDALDFRTFLVATDVALEFVVYKDLRDRGFYLSPARDGWVDDPDDADFVVYPRGKGPSDDAVAYRVRVAGERETIAAAALGDIVLAVVDEEGELTYLETGRPEAAGAADGESERYDPPTELDAALLADRAVVWDPPAHLHDRGFYGQRLHGRNAESGPLQLSLVEAAYLARRGALALDEPRVVERGRQVEGERFDRRLRAYAALRAAGSVPKSGFKFGADFRTYDTFTTVDEMDHSTRLIRVVAPDHTFLPRDLSLDVRLAGGVRKRMVFALTDVNEGIDWLSVERLTP; encoded by the coding sequence ATGCAAGGGACGTTCGAGGCGGGGACGGTCCGCGTCGGCGACGACGCTCGACAGCGGTTCTACGACGCCCGCGGATACGGCCGCCCGCTCTCGGGCAACCGCATCGAACTCGCGCCGGTCGAGGCCGCCCACCTCCTCTTTCGCGGTGACCTCGACAGCGTGGTCGGCCCCGACGGCGATGCACTCGACTTCCGGACGTTCCTCGTCGCCACCGACGTCGCCCTCGAGTTCGTCGTCTACAAGGACCTCCGCGACCGGGGCTTCTACCTCTCGCCCGCCCGCGACGGCTGGGTCGACGACCCCGACGACGCCGACTTCGTCGTCTACCCGCGGGGGAAGGGCCCCTCGGACGACGCCGTCGCCTACCGCGTTCGCGTCGCGGGCGAACGCGAGACCATCGCCGCGGCGGCCCTCGGGGACATCGTCCTCGCCGTCGTCGACGAGGAGGGCGAACTCACGTATCTGGAGACGGGACGCCCCGAGGCGGCGGGCGCCGCGGACGGCGAGAGCGAGCGATACGACCCGCCGACGGAGTTGGACGCCGCCCTCCTCGCCGACCGCGCGGTGGTGTGGGACCCGCCCGCTCACCTCCACGACCGGGGGTTCTACGGCCAGCGCCTCCACGGCCGGAACGCCGAGTCCGGGCCGCTCCAGCTCTCCCTGGTCGAGGCGGCGTATCTCGCCCGGCGGGGTGCCCTCGCCCTCGACGAACCCCGCGTCGTCGAACGCGGCCGGCAGGTCGAGGGCGAACGCTTCGACCGTCGGCTCCGCGCGTACGCGGCGCTCCGGGCGGCCGGGAGCGTCCCCAAGAGCGGGTTCAAGTTCGGCGCCGACTTCCGCACCTACGACACCTTCACCACCGTCGACGAGATGGACCACTCCACGCGCTTGATTCGGGTCGTCGCCCCCGACCACACGTTCCTGCCGCGGGACCTCTCGCTCGACGTTCGACTGGCGGGCGGGGTCCGGAAGCGAATGGTTTTTGCGCTGACCGACGTGAACGAGGGGATAGACTGGCTTTCGGTCGAGCGACTCACGCCCTAA
- a CDS encoding topoisomerase DNA-binding C4 zinc finger domain-containing protein, with protein sequence MPDAIRAFAGDCTVTTDDRTHRGRVLVLVKSDRTVLVHDADGYQPVAWLTRADDVTVERDGDGFGLTAHLDDRTLRVTGRRIRRSVYPVTEAGVPVGTSPKTGGPLVRAGGAVVDLDAGARYPLVAGATVLDETCPDCGLPLMAVDRGATFEVCIDRACEPLDDAVREAFDREWTCPDCGSDLRVIRRNGRLLAGCDAYPDCETAFTIPAGVVVDECSCGLPVFETATGERCLDGTCDR encoded by the coding sequence ATGCCAGACGCCATCCGCGCCTTCGCCGGCGACTGTACCGTCACGACCGACGACCGAACCCATCGGGGGCGGGTGCTCGTCCTCGTCAAATCCGACCGGACCGTTCTCGTCCACGACGCGGACGGCTACCAGCCAGTCGCGTGGCTCACCCGCGCCGACGACGTGACCGTCGAGCGAGACGGCGACGGCTTCGGCCTGACGGCCCACCTCGACGACCGGACGCTCCGGGTGACGGGTCGCCGAATCCGTCGCTCGGTCTACCCCGTCACCGAGGCGGGCGTCCCCGTGGGAACCAGTCCGAAGACGGGCGGGCCGCTGGTCCGGGCCGGCGGCGCCGTGGTCGACCTCGACGCCGGGGCGCGCTACCCGCTGGTCGCGGGGGCGACGGTCCTCGACGAAACGTGTCCGGACTGCGGCCTCCCGCTGATGGCCGTCGACCGCGGCGCCACCTTCGAGGTGTGTATCGACCGCGCGTGCGAACCGCTCGACGACGCGGTGCGCGAGGCGTTCGACCGCGAGTGGACCTGCCCCGACTGCGGATCCGACCTCCGCGTCATCCGTCGCAACGGACGCTTGCTCGCGGGCTGTGACGCCTACCCCGACTGCGAGACGGCCTTCACGATACCGGCGGGCGTCGTCGTCGACGAGTGTTCCTGTGGCCTGCCGGTCTTCGAGACGGCGACGGGGGAGCGGTGTCTCGACGGGACCTGCGACCGGTGA
- a CDS encoding HAD family hydrolase translates to MDAVLFDMDGVLVDTEEFWRTHEADIVLPTAVAAGDPTQDEIRGINYRETYDYLAERYEMAVDREAFLDLYEEAAVDLYEETSLLPGFESLLADLRARGCGVAIVSSSPRHWITRVVDRFDLDVDVILSTEDVDGPGKPAPDVYTVAAERVGVAPEHCVAVEDSPNGVRAATRAGIPTVAYGGDPEATALADYAAADPEELRTTLADL, encoded by the coding sequence ATGGACGCGGTCCTCTTCGACATGGACGGGGTGCTGGTCGACACCGAGGAGTTCTGGCGCACCCACGAGGCCGACATCGTCCTGCCGACGGCAGTCGCGGCTGGCGACCCCACGCAGGACGAGATTCGCGGTATCAACTATCGCGAGACGTACGACTACCTCGCCGAGCGCTACGAGATGGCGGTCGACCGCGAGGCGTTTCTCGACCTCTACGAGGAGGCGGCGGTCGACCTCTACGAGGAAACGTCGCTGCTTCCGGGGTTCGAATCCCTGCTCGCGGACCTGCGAGCGCGCGGGTGTGGAGTCGCCATCGTCTCCTCCAGTCCCCGCCACTGGATTACCCGCGTCGTGGACCGATTCGACCTCGACGTGGACGTGATACTGAGCACGGAGGACGTGGACGGCCCGGGCAAACCGGCGCCGGACGTCTACACCGTGGCGGCGGAACGCGTCGGCGTCGCTCCGGAGCACTGCGTCGCCGTCGAGGACTCCCCGAACGGCGTCCGCGCGGCGACCCGCGCCGGGATTCCGACGGTGGCGTACGGCGGCGACCCGGAGGCGACGGCGCTGGCCGACTACGCGGCCGCCGACCCCGAGGAGTTGCGGACGACACTGGCCGACCTGTAA